In one window of Prevotella sp. E13-17 DNA:
- the lptB gene encoding LPS export ABC transporter ATP-binding protein, with amino-acid sequence MAEESIVLRAEGLVKRYGKRTVVNGVNFDVKQGEIVGLLGPNGAGKTTSFYMTTGLVVPNDGHIYLGDHEVTKDPVYKRAQAGIGYLAQEASVFRKMSVEDNILSVLEMTGKPRDYQLEKLESLIKEFRLQKVRKNLGDQLSGGERRRCEIARCLAIEPKFIMLDEPFAGVDPIAVEDIQFIVWKLKDRNIGILITDHNVEDTLCITDRAYLLFEGRILFHGTPEELAANQIVRKNYLTDSFVLRQKDFQKLEAERMSADEDE; translated from the coding sequence ATGGCAGAAGAAAGCATTGTACTCAGAGCCGAAGGACTGGTGAAGAGATATGGCAAGCGCACCGTGGTGAACGGTGTGAACTTCGACGTGAAGCAGGGCGAGATTGTGGGACTGCTGGGACCTAACGGTGCCGGAAAGACGACCTCGTTTTATATGACAACCGGCCTGGTGGTGCCCAACGACGGACATATCTATCTGGGCGACCATGAGGTGACCAAAGATCCTGTCTATAAGCGTGCGCAGGCGGGCATCGGCTATCTGGCTCAGGAGGCATCGGTGTTTCGCAAGATGTCGGTGGAGGACAACATCCTGTCGGTGCTTGAGATGACGGGCAAGCCACGCGACTACCAACTGGAGAAGTTGGAGAGTCTGATCAAGGAGTTCCGTCTGCAGAAGGTGCGCAAGAATCTGGGCGACCAGCTCAGTGGTGGCGAGCGCCGCCGCTGCGAGATAGCCCGCTGTCTGGCCATCGAACCCAAGTTCATCATGCTCGACGAACCCTTTGCCGGTGTGGACCCCATCGCTGTTGAAGATATTCAGTTCATCGTCTGGAAGCTGAAAGACCGCAATATTGGCATCCTGATTACCGACCACAACGTGGAAGACACCCTGTGTATCACGGATCGAGCCTATCTGCTCTTCGAAGGACGCATCTTGTTTCATGGCACACCAGAAGAACTGGCGGCCAATCAGATTGTGCGTAAAAACTACCTCACCGACTCGTTTGTGCTGCGCCAGAAAGACTTCCAGAAGTTGGAGGCAGAGCGCATGAGTGCCGATGAAGATGAATGA
- a CDS encoding ABC transporter permease: MIIHSYLTTFGRYLMLMGRTFSVPERFRMFWKQYVKEMEQLGINSIGIVLLISFFIGAVICIQMKLNIESPWMPRWVAGYTTREIMLLEFSSSIMCLILAGKVGSNIASELGTMRVTQQIDALDIMGINSACYLILPKILGMLTIMPFLVIFSSAMGIGGAYGTAFIGHIMTPDDLTLGLQHDFIPWFLWMSIIKSQFFAFIISSVPAYYGYTVEGGSVNVGKASTDAVVASSMLILFSDVFLTQLLS, encoded by the coding sequence ATGATTATTCATTCATATCTGACAACCTTCGGACGTTACCTGATGCTGATGGGACGCACTTTCTCCGTACCCGAGCGTTTCCGCATGTTCTGGAAGCAATACGTCAAGGAAATGGAGCAATTGGGCATCAATTCCATTGGCATCGTGCTGCTCATCTCGTTCTTCATCGGTGCCGTCATCTGCATTCAGATGAAGCTGAACATCGAGAGCCCCTGGATGCCCCGCTGGGTGGCTGGCTATACCACGCGCGAAATTATGCTGCTGGAGTTCTCGTCGTCTATCATGTGTCTGATTCTGGCAGGCAAGGTTGGCTCTAACATCGCCTCTGAGCTGGGCACCATGCGCGTCACCCAACAGATTGATGCACTCGACATCATGGGCATCAACTCGGCCTGTTATCTCATCCTTCCTAAGATTCTGGGCATGCTCACCATCATGCCTTTCCTGGTCATCTTCTCGTCGGCCATGGGCATTGGGGGTGCTTACGGCACCGCTTTCATCGGACATATCATGACGCCCGACGACCTGACGCTGGGCCTGCAGCACGACTTTATCCCTTGGTTTTTGTGGATGTCTATCATCAAAAGTCAGTTTTTTGCCTTCATCATCTCCAGCGTGCCCGCCTACTATGGCTACACCGTTGAAGGTGGTTCGGTAAATGTGGGCAAGGCATCGACCGATGCGGTCGTAGCATCCAGCATGCTCATTCTGTTTAGTGATGTATTCTTAACCCAGTTGCTGTCATGA
- a CDS encoding ABC transporter ATP-binding protein gives MIEVKNLCKSFDEKQVLKGISTVFEDGKTNLIIGQSGSGKTVLIKNLVGLLEPTSGQILYDGRDFVRMSKEEKVMMRREMGMIFQSAALFDSLTVLENVMFPLDMFSSMTLRERKKRAMDCLDRVNLIGAEDKYPGEISGGMQKRVAIARAISMNPKYLFCDEPNSGLDPKTSLVIDDLLHSITQEFKMTTIINTHDMNSVMGIGENIVFIYEGHKEWQGVSSDIMHSTNQKLTDFIFASDLLKDMRAAILKNE, from the coding sequence ATGATAGAAGTCAAGAATCTCTGTAAGTCTTTCGACGAGAAGCAAGTTTTAAAGGGCATCAGCACCGTCTTTGAGGATGGTAAAACCAACCTGATCATCGGTCAGAGTGGCAGTGGCAAGACCGTGCTTATCAAGAACTTGGTGGGACTCCTTGAGCCTACCAGCGGACAGATCCTATACGACGGGCGCGACTTTGTACGCATGTCGAAGGAAGAGAAGGTGATGATGCGCCGTGAGATGGGCATGATCTTCCAGAGTGCAGCCCTCTTCGACTCGCTCACCGTGCTCGAGAATGTCATGTTTCCGTTGGATATGTTCTCGTCAATGACACTACGCGAGCGCAAGAAGCGCGCCATGGATTGCTTGGACCGCGTCAACCTCATTGGGGCCGAAGACAAATATCCTGGCGAGATCAGTGGTGGCATGCAGAAGCGTGTGGCCATTGCGCGTGCCATCTCGATGAACCCTAAGTATCTGTTCTGCGACGAGCCTAACTCGGGTCTTGACCCAAAGACCTCGCTGGTCATCGACGACCTGCTTCACAGCATCACACAGGAGTTCAAGATGACTACCATCATCAACACCCACGACATGAACTCCGTGATGGGCATTGGCGAAAACATCGTGTTCATCTACGAAGGCCACAAGGAGTGGCAGGGCGTCAGCAGCGACATCATGCACAGCACTAACCAGAAGCTCACCGACTTTATCTTTGCTAGTGACTTGCTGAAAGATATGCGTGCAGCCATTCTTAAGAACGAATAA
- a CDS encoding ELWxxDGT repeat protein: MRKTFLLLAMGLAASTGMKAQTLPEGMEMLTPEGVTVTTMTDRSFDKSKNIVISGSAQAGWKVFFTAKEDTHGDELWVSDGTPDGTKMVKDIYPGAVSSNVQYITRFNDKVVFQATGNDEDGCELWISDGTEAGTYMLMDINEIGDSNPAGFTQVNEKQFIFGAIDFESMTYGNEEQRWLWVSDGTAEGTKLLKDCWVKYPGTHTTNDQYHFCRVGRKVFFKGDTKDGEFTETLWVTDGTEAGTIMLGDINTTIVDETTGQTNSAQIDWMTNVNNQWLFFKAVSEEYGSEPWYSDGTLEGTRMIGDFTEGENANGIKNGDGVFTTCVMGDYVYYRGMSPDNSYGIELIRTDGTKEGTSLVMDINKVPNETGTNSGTPDVFPYCVFDGYVWGKGQWGVNTSYDFCRGLEIFYTDGTPEGSAMHSDLNPGVGPGAQWEGTVCGGSMYFRGQNQVPSGSQTWELFRLDNKADEMPVLVMDLAEGIDYVHTLRNFNNDLVFTSVAYPRLFKYHYRKPDFNADKDMPSMELDFDGMSNVYNGHATAIQAVKDNGKALVTVKRGSGALTLQTTEGVNGYQLCDVSGRTLARVKHVGTEVVVPTIGMTHGVYVVKVATQTGREITVKITL; this comes from the coding sequence ATGAGAAAGACATTTCTACTTTTAGCAATGGGTCTTGCCGCCAGTACCGGCATGAAAGCCCAGACACTGCCTGAAGGCATGGAGATGCTTACACCTGAGGGTGTGACAGTAACCACAATGACCGACCGTTCCTTTGACAAGTCGAAGAATATTGTCATTTCCGGCAGTGCACAAGCTGGATGGAAGGTATTCTTCACTGCCAAGGAAGATACTCACGGCGATGAGCTATGGGTGTCGGACGGAACGCCTGACGGCACGAAGATGGTGAAAGACATCTACCCTGGCGCCGTCAGCTCGAACGTGCAGTACATCACCCGTTTCAACGACAAAGTGGTGTTCCAGGCCACGGGCAACGACGAGGACGGCTGTGAGCTGTGGATATCGGACGGCACAGAGGCCGGCACCTACATGCTGATGGACATCAACGAGATTGGCGACTCCAACCCTGCCGGTTTCACGCAGGTGAACGAGAAACAGTTCATCTTCGGTGCCATCGACTTCGAGAGTATGACCTACGGTAACGAGGAACAGCGCTGGCTGTGGGTAAGTGACGGTACCGCCGAGGGCACTAAGCTGCTGAAGGACTGTTGGGTGAAATATCCTGGCACGCACACGACTAACGACCAGTACCACTTCTGCCGCGTAGGTCGCAAGGTGTTCTTCAAGGGCGACACGAAGGACGGTGAGTTCACCGAGACGCTGTGGGTGACCGACGGCACCGAGGCAGGTACCATCATGCTGGGCGACATCAATACGACCATCGTCGACGAGACCACGGGGCAGACCAACAGTGCCCAGATAGACTGGATGACGAACGTGAACAACCAGTGGCTCTTCTTCAAGGCTGTGTCGGAAGAATACGGTTCGGAGCCGTGGTACTCTGACGGCACGCTCGAAGGCACCCGCATGATAGGCGACTTCACCGAGGGCGAGAATGCCAATGGCATCAAGAACGGTGACGGTGTGTTTACCACCTGTGTGATGGGCGACTATGTCTATTACCGCGGTATGTCGCCCGACAACTCGTATGGTATAGAGCTGATTCGTACCGACGGCACCAAGGAAGGCACCTCGCTGGTGATGGATATCAACAAGGTGCCCAACGAAACCGGCACCAATAGTGGTACGCCCGACGTGTTCCCCTACTGCGTCTTCGACGGCTATGTATGGGGTAAGGGCCAGTGGGGAGTAAACACCTCCTATGACTTCTGCCGTGGCCTGGAGATTTTCTATACCGACGGTACTCCCGAAGGCTCGGCCATGCACAGCGACCTGAACCCGGGAGTGGGTCCCGGCGCCCAGTGGGAGGGCACTGTCTGCGGCGGTTCGATGTATTTCCGCGGACAGAACCAAGTACCTAGCGGTTCACAGACCTGGGAGCTGTTCCGTCTGGACAACAAAGCCGACGAGATGCCTGTGCTGGTGATGGATTTGGCCGAGGGCATCGACTATGTGCACACGCTGCGCAACTTCAACAACGACCTCGTGTTCACCTCCGTGGCCTATCCGCGCCTGTTTAAGTACCACTATCGCAAGCCTGACTTCAATGCCGACAAGGACATGCCGTCCATGGAGCTCGACTTCGACGGTATGTCGAACGTCTATAATGGTCATGCCACGGCTATCCAGGCCGTCAAGGACAACGGCAAGGCCCTCGTCACCGTCAAGCGTGGCAGCGGTGCGCTGACACTTCAGACCACCGAGGGTGTCAACGGCTATCAGTTGTGTGATGTCTCCGGCCGTACCCTTGCCCGTGTGAAGCACGTAGGCACAGAGGTCGTCGTTCCTACCATCGGCATGACTCATGGTGTCTATGTCGTCAAGGTTGCTACACAGACAGGACGTGAAATCACCGTTAAGATAACGTTATGA
- a CDS encoding TonB-dependent receptor, with protein MKRLLSLCSLLCIAMIAMGQGLKGVVVDEATQEPLMGVTVATEKGHTGAITNIDGEFTIAVSVGTPLKVSYMGYATQSVKASANMRIVLKETSQELSDVVVIGYGVQRKSDITGAISSVSAKDLTAAPVANTVQALAGRAAGVQVMTNTGAPGGSTTIKIRGTGTVNDSDPLYVVDGFIVNSIDHLNPYDIQNVEVLKDAASSSIYGARSANGVVLITTKGGQSGKMKVTLDTYWGISNPWKEIKVMGVEDFALMRDYNTGLSNYSSDGQLYYSKDAEGNYYFDEGKKHRLDSISANSPDSWWKAVTRTGFKHQYNLSVSGGTDKTKFMVSGNYYGENGVVRTSDYERVSLRMNLTNKLTRWLSLRTSLLYTSDDRSLVPEGQNSVLKRALNQSPLVCTYNTKGYWTEDHPLAQLARNHNQAKSNRIDANIDLTANINKYLTYQFKFSDYANFYNTYGFGEVGKLEEEFVIPDDMTSVNRVSRKTNKWEVNNLLTFQMKTGAHNIGITAGQTAEQQSIENISASKQGTSSNEENLRYLSAAFFGDRTSGGLTEWSALGYLGRVNYSFNDTYLLQVNFRADASSKFHKNERWGYFPSASVGWRFFNEPFMESLKWLSNGKLRLGWGILGNNRIGDYARYTILNNDLNYSYGTGAHVTQSGVAATSMGNDHIKWEKTKSYNIGLDLGFLGNRLTASFELYTKRTDDMLLNVPVTNAAGLVTAPMVNAGSVDNKGLEIQMAWKDQVGKDFRYDVGFNISFNKNKVVSLGTGNEPVYGAYLNENSILNYVTKTEVGRPIACFFGYVTDGIFQNMDEIEHSAQNDGVTKPGDFRFKDLNNDGKIDSEDRTYLGSPHPDFTFGVPMTFGYKDLELTVFLQGQVGNDIFNVMEYYLNSNHGTGNVYSDLRQNHWAGDYVANRFFWPANPTASVPDLRQADNSKNYRASDFYVKDGSYLRLKDIRLTYTVPRQLVDKLHLTGLQAYISAYNLLTFTKYNGLDPEVGRNSGSESNNLYMGVDHGNYPQARNFTFGLNLTF; from the coding sequence ATGAAAAGACTTCTCAGCTTATGCTCATTGCTATGCATTGCCATGATAGCAATGGGACAGGGCCTGAAAGGTGTCGTCGTCGACGAGGCGACACAGGAGCCCCTGATGGGTGTCACCGTGGCGACCGAGAAAGGTCACACTGGCGCCATTACCAACATTGACGGTGAGTTCACCATCGCCGTCAGTGTTGGCACACCCCTGAAGGTGAGCTATATGGGCTATGCCACGCAGAGCGTGAAGGCCTCGGCCAACATGCGTATTGTCCTCAAGGAGACATCGCAGGAGCTGTCCGACGTGGTGGTCATCGGCTATGGTGTGCAGCGCAAGAGCGACATCACCGGTGCCATCTCCTCGGTCAGCGCCAAGGACCTCACCGCAGCCCCCGTCGCCAATACCGTGCAGGCCCTGGCTGGCCGTGCTGCCGGTGTGCAGGTGATGACCAACACCGGTGCCCCTGGCGGCAGTACCACCATCAAGATCCGTGGTACAGGCACTGTCAACGACTCTGACCCGCTGTACGTCGTCGACGGATTCATCGTCAACAGCATCGACCACCTGAACCCCTACGACATACAGAACGTAGAGGTGTTGAAGGATGCTGCCTCCAGCTCCATCTATGGTGCACGAAGTGCCAACGGTGTGGTGCTTATCACCACCAAGGGCGGTCAGTCGGGCAAGATGAAGGTCACCCTCGACACCTACTGGGGCATCTCCAACCCCTGGAAGGAAATCAAGGTGATGGGTGTGGAGGACTTCGCACTAATGCGCGACTACAACACCGGACTCAGCAACTACTCCTCCGACGGCCAGCTCTACTACAGCAAGGACGCCGAGGGCAACTATTATTTTGACGAAGGCAAGAAGCACCGTCTCGACTCCATCTCGGCCAACAGCCCCGACAGCTGGTGGAAGGCCGTCACCCGCACTGGCTTCAAGCACCAGTACAACCTCTCAGTCAGTGGAGGCACCGACAAGACCAAGTTCATGGTCAGCGGCAACTACTACGGCGAGAACGGTGTGGTGCGCACCTCCGACTATGAGCGTGTCTCGCTCCGCATGAACCTCACCAACAAGCTGACACGCTGGCTGTCGCTGCGCACCTCGCTGCTCTACACTTCCGACGACCGCTCGCTCGTTCCCGAGGGCCAGAACTCGGTGCTGAAGCGGGCCCTCAACCAGAGTCCCCTCGTCTGCACGTACAATACCAAGGGCTACTGGACTGAGGACCATCCGCTGGCACAGTTGGCCAGGAACCACAACCAGGCCAAGTCCAACCGTATCGATGCCAACATCGATCTCACAGCCAATATCAACAAGTACCTCACCTACCAGTTCAAGTTCTCCGACTACGCCAATTTCTACAACACCTATGGCTTTGGCGAGGTGGGCAAGCTGGAGGAGGAATTTGTCATTCCCGACGATATGACATCGGTGAATCGCGTGTCGAGAAAGACCAACAAGTGGGAAGTCAACAACCTGCTAACATTCCAGATGAAGACAGGAGCACACAATATCGGCATCACTGCCGGTCAGACAGCCGAGCAGCAGAGCATTGAGAATATCTCGGCCTCGAAGCAGGGCACCTCGTCGAACGAGGAGAACCTGCGCTACCTCTCGGCCGCCTTCTTCGGCGACCGCACCTCGGGAGGACTCACCGAGTGGTCGGCCCTGGGATACCTGGGACGTGTGAACTACAGCTTCAATGACACCTATCTGCTACAGGTCAACTTCCGTGCCGACGCCTCGTCGAAGTTCCACAAGAACGAGCGCTGGGGCTATTTCCCCTCGGCATCCGTAGGATGGCGCTTCTTCAACGAGCCCTTCATGGAGTCGCTCAAGTGGCTCAGCAACGGTAAGCTGCGTCTCGGATGGGGTATTCTGGGTAACAACCGCATTGGCGACTATGCCCGCTACACCATACTGAACAACGACCTGAACTATTCCTATGGCACCGGTGCCCACGTCACCCAGTCGGGTGTCGCTGCCACCTCGATGGGCAACGACCATATCAAGTGGGAGAAGACCAAGTCGTACAACATCGGTCTCGACCTCGGCTTCCTCGGCAACCGGCTGACAGCCAGCTTCGAGCTCTATACCAAGCGCACCGACGACATGCTGCTCAATGTTCCCGTCACCAATGCCGCAGGCCTGGTGACGGCACCAATGGTCAATGCCGGTTCGGTAGATAACAAGGGACTCGAGATTCAGATGGCCTGGAAAGACCAGGTGGGCAAGGACTTCCGTTACGATGTGGGCTTTAACATTTCGTTCAATAAGAACAAAGTGGTGTCCCTGGGCACTGGCAACGAGCCCGTCTATGGTGCCTACCTCAATGAGAACAGCATCCTGAACTATGTCACCAAGACCGAGGTGGGCCGGCCTATCGCCTGCTTCTTCGGCTATGTCACCGACGGCATCTTCCAGAATATGGACGAGATTGAGCACTCTGCCCAGAACGACGGTGTCACCAAGCCCGGCGACTTCCGTTTCAAGGACCTGAACAACGACGGAAAGATTGACTCCGAAGACCGCACCTATCTGGGTTCGCCCCATCCCGACTTCACCTTCGGCGTGCCCATGACCTTCGGCTACAAGGACTTGGAACTCACCGTGTTCCTACAGGGACAGGTAGGCAACGACATCTTCAATGTCATGGAGTACTACCTCAACTCCAATCACGGCACAGGCAACGTCTACAGCGACCTGCGACAGAACCACTGGGCTGGCGACTACGTGGCCAACCGTTTCTTCTGGCCCGCCAACCCCACGGCCTCCGTGCCCGACCTGCGCCAGGCCGACAACTCCAAGAACTACCGTGCTAGCGACTTCTACGTCAAGGACGGCTCATACCTCCGACTGAAGGACATACGACTGACGTACACCGTGCCACGACAGCTCGTCGACAAGCTCCACCTCACAGGACTGCAGGCCTACATCTCGGCCTACAACCTGCTGACCTTCACCAAGTACAACGGACTGGATCCCGAGGTAGGCCGCAACAGCGGTTCGGAGTCCAACAACCTCTACATGGGAGTCGATCACGGTAACTATCCTCAGGCACGAAACTTCACCTTCGGTCTGAACCTGACGTTCTGA
- a CDS encoding RagB/SusD family nutrient uptake outer membrane protein — translation MKRIKPFIFCNFYIVVAALLFTSCSDFLEKEVQGASTPDSFYKTKYELQEGLNAVYDILQSNQFTNCAWIFGEACGDDVVGTDENGTSQIAELVNFRFDTSNDWLLRRYQIMYRGINRANQLISHINSVKFSSDDASNYTTVQAILGQAKFLRAYFYFELVRTFGGVPIRPETEDINHLTIPRSSKEEVYAYIEKDLREAACMLDAKYTDASSGKVGCGACVALLMKVLMYEATPGEHSDKWEEMALLGDYFITGRTLTYRDILHLDQYDETWDQLMRRLWFKPREKLLSGEVYTTEDTALPALANIYSLVSKSSYDGSTLHYRDLYYQAGEFCSRSVFEIVFKESATGKSDDDNEGMGIMNDLFWNRLWASTSFRNAVANDPRRDVIILLHASATFDNERLEVPATRYGCMKWYTPKNERPLDENDNAKNRRVIIYSDVVLMYAEALNEVGRREEALTQLNRVKAVANEITNVSTLYTAGTYLEMRSQIWTERRIELCHLWDRYFDIVRQGRAATILHNLASEQVWGRGKNYIEGIHELFPIPQTEVDVTNGVVEQNPGY, via the coding sequence ATGAAAAGAATAAAACCATTTATATTTTGTAATTTTTACATTGTAGTGGCAGCACTGTTGTTCACCTCCTGTAGCGACTTCCTCGAGAAGGAGGTGCAGGGAGCCTCTACCCCCGACAGCTTCTATAAGACGAAATACGAGCTGCAGGAAGGGCTCAATGCCGTCTATGACATATTGCAGAGCAACCAGTTCACCAACTGCGCATGGATTTTCGGCGAGGCCTGCGGCGATGATGTCGTAGGAACCGACGAGAACGGCACGTCGCAGATAGCCGAACTGGTGAACTTCCGCTTCGATACCTCCAACGATTGGCTGTTGCGTCGCTATCAGATCATGTATCGTGGCATCAACCGTGCCAACCAGCTCATCTCACATATCAACAGTGTGAAGTTCTCCAGCGACGATGCCAGCAACTACACCACGGTGCAGGCCATCCTCGGTCAGGCCAAGTTCCTGCGTGCCTACTTCTACTTCGAGCTCGTCCGCACCTTCGGCGGTGTGCCCATCCGTCCTGAGACCGAGGACATCAACCACCTCACCATTCCCCGCTCCAGCAAGGAGGAAGTCTATGCCTATATAGAAAAGGATTTGCGCGAGGCTGCCTGTATGCTAGATGCCAAATATACCGATGCCTCCAGTGGCAAGGTGGGCTGCGGAGCCTGTGTGGCCCTGCTGATGAAGGTGCTGATGTACGAGGCTACGCCTGGCGAGCATTCCGACAAATGGGAGGAGATGGCCCTGCTCGGCGACTATTTCATCACCGGACGTACGCTCACCTACCGTGACATCCTGCACCTCGACCAGTACGACGAGACCTGGGACCAGCTGATGCGCCGCTTGTGGTTCAAGCCACGCGAGAAACTGCTCTCAGGCGAGGTCTATACCACCGAGGACACCGCCCTGCCTGCCCTAGCCAACATCTATTCGCTGGTGTCGAAGTCCAGCTACGACGGCTCCACGCTCCATTACCGTGACCTGTATTATCAGGCTGGCGAGTTCTGCTCGCGCTCGGTCTTTGAGATCGTCTTCAAGGAGAGTGCCACAGGCAAGAGCGACGATGACAACGAGGGTATGGGCATCATGAACGACCTGTTCTGGAACCGCCTCTGGGCCTCCACCTCGTTCCGCAATGCCGTGGCCAACGACCCGCGCCGCGATGTTATCATCCTGCTCCATGCCAGTGCCACCTTCGACAACGAGCGTCTGGAGGTGCCCGCCACACGCTATGGGTGCATGAAATGGTACACGCCCAAGAACGAGCGTCCGCTGGACGAGAACGACAATGCCAAGAACCGCCGTGTCATCATCTACTCTGATGTGGTGCTGATGTATGCCGAGGCCCTCAACGAGGTTGGTCGCCGCGAGGAGGCACTCACCCAGCTGAACAGAGTGAAGGCAGTAGCCAACGAGATCACCAATGTCTCCACGCTCTACACTGCCGGCACCTATCTCGAGATGCGTTCACAGATATGGACCGAGCGTCGCATAGAGCTCTGCCATCTGTGGGACCGCTATTTTGACATCGTGCGTCAGGGACGTGCTGCCACCATCCTCCACAACCTGGCTTCCGAGCAGGTGTGGGGACGTGGAAAGAACTACATCGAGGGCATACACGAGCTGTTCCCTATCCCTCAGACCGAGGTCGATGTCACCAATGGTGTCGTTGAACAAAATCCAGGTTACTAA
- a CDS encoding DUF5017 domain-containing protein: MKKYLNIVCLTLVAALFAACSDEEVLMPTADFTVSATDVGINQTVTFAFTGSNAVQAVVFPGDAGHDWDLVNQGSTGLVMSKGVATYAYPTAGVYTATIVATNYDKEGRESKMAVAKVTITVTDDNNQLRSVILQKDLYNKEMAAEIGDDYVLVAMPYKVRVNNRDVAVKANAQRLGITAMSPNATIDISGEPYSDKTKYDLTASPTIGVTAASGLVKTYQVYTLSYPVFETFSIDGVAGTTTYSAYSYDKTFVSVTLPSGTDLTRLKPVFSSADALSVSIDGQPQTSGVSEVDFSQTVTYTLTNQLADHPECRCESQVVVEVTVK; the protein is encoded by the coding sequence ATGAAGAAATATCTAAATATCGTCTGTTTGACACTTGTCGCTGCCCTGTTTGCTGCCTGCAGCGACGAGGAGGTGCTGATGCCCACAGCCGACTTCACTGTTTCGGCCACCGACGTAGGCATTAACCAGACCGTCACTTTCGCCTTTACAGGCAGCAATGCCGTTCAGGCAGTGGTGTTCCCGGGTGATGCAGGCCACGACTGGGACCTGGTCAACCAGGGCAGCACTGGTCTTGTCATGAGCAAGGGCGTAGCCACTTATGCCTATCCCACTGCAGGTGTCTATACCGCCACTATCGTAGCCACCAACTACGACAAGGAAGGGCGCGAGAGCAAGATGGCTGTTGCCAAGGTCACCATCACCGTGACCGATGATAACAACCAGCTCAGGTCGGTCATCCTGCAGAAGGATCTTTACAACAAGGAAATGGCAGCCGAGATAGGCGACGACTACGTGCTGGTGGCCATGCCCTACAAGGTGAGGGTCAACAACCGCGATGTTGCCGTCAAGGCCAATGCACAGCGTCTGGGCATTACGGCCATGTCGCCCAATGCCACTATCGACATCAGTGGTGAGCCCTATTCCGACAAGACGAAGTACGACCTCACCGCCTCACCGACCATTGGCGTCACAGCAGCCTCCGGTCTGGTAAAGACCTATCAGGTCTATACACTCAGCTATCCTGTGTTCGAGACGTTCTCCATTGACGGTGTCGCAGGTACGACGACCTATTCAGCCTATAGCTACGACAAGACCTTTGTCAGCGTGACACTGCCCTCAGGCACCGACCTGACCCGCCTGAAGCCAGTCTTCAGTTCGGCTGATGCCCTAAGTGTAAGCATCGATGGCCAACCGCAGACTTCGGGCGTGTCTGAGGTGGATTTCTCCCAGACCGTCACCTACACACTGACCAACCAACTGGCAGACCATCCCGAATGCAGATGCGAGAGCCAGGTAGTGGTGGAAGTGACTGTTAAATAA